Proteins encoded in a region of the Borreliella garinii genome:
- a CDS encoding P52 family lipoprotein, with amino-acid sequence MTDYNEGYFNRFFLEPGSERSKELIKLLGRVKNKGSDFEYESEVHRLCFYIRELYSLDIKHPPERRA; translated from the coding sequence TTGACTGACTATAATGAAGGGTATTTTAATAGATTCTTTTTAGAGCCAGGTTCTGAGCGATCTAAAGAATTGATTAAGTTGCTTGGTAGAGTAAAAAATAAGGGGAGTGATTTTGAATATGAAAGTGAAGTTCATCGGCTTTGTTTCTATATAAGGGAGCTATATTCTCTAGATATTAAGCATCCTCCCGAACGACGGGCATGA
- the eppA gene encoding exported protein A EppA — protein MDYAEKHRDKARERFDESYSKDKVNTVKQILKQILTDLLASSSKCK, from the coding sequence ATTGATTATGCTGAAAAACATAGAGACAAAGCTAGAGAGAGGTTTGACGAATCCTATTCTAAAGATAAAGTAAATACAGTTAAACAAATATTAAAACAAATTTTAACCGATTTACTCGCTTCAAGCTCGAAATGTAAATGA
- a CDS encoding chromosome replication/partitioning protein — translation MAKDLIILNDREEGLMGISEEEEYENYKHALKKSMVNDIENKIKIMEILYKIKSKKLYRIDGHVSFKSFIEEFLIARTQAYLYLKIYEQVLKGNLSIKEIRDKGMIEIYRNIKSKEVVDKKSIQNSIKPLRFQLKRQDSYDFYKSNAKFTGYLLDKIFSSDKDYLNKIFKEYSDLNCKKQGKTCK, via the coding sequence GTGGCTAAAGATTTAATTATTTTGAATGATAGGGAAGAAGGATTGATGGGCATTTCCGAGGAGGAAGAGTATGAAAACTATAAGCATGCTTTAAAAAAGAGTATGGTCAATGATATTGAAAATAAAATTAAAATCATGGAAATATTGTATAAAATAAAAAGTAAAAAACTTTATCGTATTGACGGGCATGTAAGTTTCAAGTCTTTTATTGAGGAATTTTTAATTGCCAGGACTCAAGCTTATTTATATTTGAAAATATATGAACAGGTTTTAAAAGGAAATCTAAGTATAAAAGAAATTAGAGACAAGGGAATGATAGAAATTTATAGAAATATAAAATCAAAAGAGGTTGTTGATAAAAAGTCAATACAAAATTCAATAAAACCATTAAGATTTCAGCTTAAAAGACAAGATAGTTACGATTTTTATAAAAGTAATGCTAAATTTACAGGATATTTATTAGACAAGATTTTTTCTAGCGATAAAGATTATTTAAATAAAATATTTAAAGAGTATTCTGATTTAAATTGTAAAAAACAAGGCAAAACATGCAAGTAA
- a CDS encoding ParA family protein translates to MDNKKPEIISIANIKGGVGKSVLTIIFSFILKSFNKKVLLVDFDPQNSLTSYFFKYIKSLGKNNVYSFLKEDSNSNLDKYLTKIYDNVYLIPSHPSLHLFNKENTSYKELFLKHRLERVLPNYNFNYVIIDTPPNLDSLLDNALNITNKLIIPIQVERFSVESLSILMKYIEKVSMYLDKDIDISIIENQFMKNRNTFKSIENSIKDKYGKYIKGKVHFYNKVKVFTNNLQEPDIKEPYYQECLEALKNILVI, encoded by the coding sequence ATGGATAACAAAAAACCAGAAATAATTAGTATTGCAAATATTAAAGGAGGTGTTGGCAAAAGTGTTTTAACTATTATATTTAGCTTTATTTTAAAAAGTTTTAATAAAAAAGTTTTACTTGTAGATTTTGATCCCCAAAATAGTTTGACTAGTTATTTTTTTAAGTATATTAAAAGTTTAGGCAAAAATAATGTTTATTCTTTTTTGAAAGAAGACTCTAATTCCAATCTAGATAAATATTTGACCAAAATATATGACAATGTATATCTCATTCCTTCTCATCCTAGTTTACATCTCTTTAATAAAGAGAATACTTCTTATAAAGAGCTTTTTTTAAAGCACAGGCTAGAAAGGGTATTGCCCAATTATAATTTTAATTACGTGATAATTGATACTCCACCCAATTTGGATTCGCTTTTAGACAATGCCCTCAATATTACAAATAAGCTTATTATTCCTATTCAAGTTGAAAGATTTTCTGTTGAAAGCTTGTCTATCTTGATGAAATATATTGAGAAAGTTTCAATGTATCTAGATAAAGATATTGATATATCTATAATTGAAAATCAATTCATGAAAAATAGAAATACTTTCAAAAGTATAGAAAATTCAATTAAGGATAAATATGGCAAATATATTAAAGGAAAAGTTCACTTTTATAATAAAGTGAAGGTTTTTACAAATAATTTACAAGAACCCGATATTAAAGAACCTTATTATCAAGAATGTCTAGAAGCTTTGAAGAATATATTAGTCATTTAA
- a CDS encoding DUF226 domain-containing protein, whose amino-acid sequence MNQVLESLKSKKMEIELLKKKNDIFIKTEKINNKTLYHTKIFSDFFTFGINQRNENKFFITLRNLFDKNEKNSFHLFGIEEGINDEFLGMFYGFKRLTKPLFFKYKDIITKAVKTIPMYKIHYIEFRFKKGSIFCYIKAIHALTKKEKFKKKYAQSLLERIINLEHKVYRFYNKNLSNGGIIIKWITKNQK is encoded by the coding sequence ATGAATCAAGTATTAGAAAGTCTAAAATCCAAAAAAATGGAAATTGAATTACTAAAAAAGAAAAACGATATTTTCATTAAAACAGAAAAAATAAATAACAAAACATTATATCATACAAAAATATTTAGCGATTTTTTTACATTTGGTATAAATCAAAGAAACGAAAATAAATTTTTTATTACACTAAGAAATTTATTTGATAAAAATGAAAAAAATAGTTTCCATTTGTTTGGAATTGAAGAAGGTATTAATGATGAATTTTTAGGAATGTTTTATGGATTTAAAAGATTAACAAAACCACTTTTTTTTAAATATAAAGATATTATTACAAAAGCTGTCAAAACAATACCTATGTATAAAATCCATTACATAGAATTCAGATTTAAGAAAGGAAGTATTTTTTGTTATATAAAAGCAATTCATGCTTTAACAAAAAAAGAAAAATTTAAAAAAAAATATGCTCAAAGTCTATTAGAAAGAATAATTAATTTAGAACACAAAGTGTATAGATTCTACAATAAAAATTTATCAAATGGAGGCATTATAATTAAATGGATAACAAAAAACCAGAAATAA
- a CDS encoding plasmid maintenance protein has translation METNNLKIQINVKPLKKYQIRYYKILSILKYFQKNTIKYNQKVILNTLNYFLTQDGLKVITLRTLRKDLTWLCNKSIIKKTLLRLGEGNGSYIRYSVNKYSNNNLNCVLKDKQNTIEHDANIIYKFTKETQKKYFKNKGAKTSNLKNATKNVSHIINNKKYINNKEKILHKTKNEDSNFISLKIKNLLRYKTINFLDKKKENSNKKNYLYKRIKTKEWLEKIKNQIHYEK, from the coding sequence ATGGAAACAAACAATCTTAAAATTCAAATCAATGTAAAGCCACTAAAAAAATATCAAATCAGATATTACAAAATCTTATCAATACTTAAGTATTTTCAGAAAAATACTATTAAATACAATCAAAAAGTTATTTTAAATACATTAAATTATTTTCTAACTCAAGATGGACTTAAAGTGATTACACTAAGAACCCTTAGAAAAGATTTAACTTGGCTATGTAATAAAAGTATTATTAAAAAAACCTTATTAAGATTGGGGGAGGGAAATGGTTCATATATAAGATATTCAGTCAATAAATATAGTAACAATAATTTAAACTGCGTTCTTAAAGATAAGCAAAATACTATTGAACATGATGCTAACATAATATATAAATTTACAAAAGAAACACAAAAAAAATACTTCAAAAATAAAGGAGCTAAAACTTCTAATCTAAAAAATGCAACTAAAAATGTCAGTCATATTATAAATAATAAAAAATATATAAATAATAAAGAAAAAATTTTACACAAAACAAAAAACGAAGATTCTAATTTCATAAGTCTAAAAATAAAAAACTTATTGCGTTACAAAACCATAAATTTTTTAGATAAAAAAAAAGAAAATTCTAACAAAAAAAACTATTTATATAAAAGAATAAAGACAAAAGAATGGTTAGAAAAGATCAAAAATCAAATACATTATGAGAAATAA
- a CDS encoding structural cement protein Gp24, whose product MPDFDFTKICKKFVLGVDHKACVHQTETAIVDVESTPIRPGDPVYSSGSSEMGEVLVKAATATAGVGPIRGFALKKERVSLLEDENYSPGELIPVRRAGEVTVTLDNAFATPKIGDYVFLKAGKLVKDGKGGVQVGRIKDVGLEQNSKIVLLDVNIGPEYESSGSRKFT is encoded by the coding sequence ATGCCAGATTTCGATTTCACAAAAATTTGTAAAAAATTCGTTTTGGGAGTTGACCACAAAGCATGTGTCCATCAAACTGAAACTGCAATAGTTGATGTTGAGTCCACACCGATTAGACCTGGAGATCCAGTTTACTCAAGTGGATCGAGCGAAATGGGAGAAGTGTTAGTAAAAGCTGCAACTGCAACAGCTGGAGTTGGTCCTATTCGGGGGTTTGCATTAAAAAAAGAGCGTGTATCTTTATTGGAAGATGAAAATTACTCTCCGGGTGAACTAATTCCAGTAAGACGTGCTGGTGAAGTAACAGTTACGTTAGATAATGCCTTTGCAACTCCCAAAATTGGCGACTATGTTTTTTTGAAGGCAGGAAAACTTGTGAAAGACGGAAAAGGGGGTGTTCAAGTTGGCAGAATCAAAGATGTTGGTCTTGAACAAAATAGTAAAATTGTTTTGCTTGATGTAAACATTGGTCCAGAGTATGAATCCAGTGGCAGTAGAAAATTTACGTAG